The sequence GCGCGGGAGGACTGGGACACCGCCACTCTTCGCGCTCACATGGCGGAGCGGCTGGCGCGCCATGCCGCGGGCACCGCGCCCGCCTCGCGCCATGCCGTGGTCTCGAGGCTGGTGTACCAGCGTGCGGATGCGAGCGATCCGGCCGACCTGGTGAGAGTGCTCGACGATGTCCGCCAGCCCGGTATCGTCTATCTGGCCTTACCGCCGTCGGTGCTCGAGGCCACGGTGCGGGCCGTGGCCGGCCTTGGCCTGGCGGACGGAAGCCGTCTCGTCGTCGAGAAGCCGTTCGGCGAGAATCTCGCGTCGGCCCGGACGCTGAACCGCCTCCTGCGCGCGGCGTTCCCCGAGACGGCCGTCTTCCGCATGGACCATTTCCTCGGGAAGCAAACGGTTCAGAACATCCTCGGACTGCGCTTCGCCAACCGCGTCTTCGAGCCGCTGTGGAACCGCAGCCATATCGCGCGGGTGGAGATCATCTGGGACGAGACCCTGGCTCTCGAGGGCCGGGCGGCGTACTACGACTCGGCGGGGGCGCTCCGGGACATGATCCAGAACCATCTCCTTCAGTTGCTCTGTCTGATCGGCATGGAAGCGCCCATCAGCCTGAGCGAGCGTGATTTCCGCGACCGCAAGGTCGACGTCCTCCGCGCCGTCCGACGGCTCGCGCCCGACGAGGTGGGACGCCGAACGATTCGTGCCCGCTACGGCGCGGGCCGAATCAGCGATCGACCGGTGCCGGCCTACGTCGACGAGGACGGCGTCGATCCCAACGGGGAGACGGAGACCTTCGCGCAGGTGAGGTTCTCGATCGACAACTGGCGCTGGGCGGGGGTGCCGTTCCTGCTGCGCACCGGAAAGGCGCTCGCGAGAAATCGGCGAGAGATCGCCATTCACTTCCAGCCGGTGCCCCACCTCGTGTTCGGCCACGAGACGGATCCCACGCCCAACACCCTGCGGCTCCAGCTCGACCCCGATCGGATGAGCCTGGGGGTGAACATCAACGGTGCCGGCGACCCGTTCGAGCTGGAGAGCGTCGAGCTGGACCGGGACCTCGCG comes from Candidatus Methylomirabilota bacterium and encodes:
- a CDS encoding glucose-6-phosphate dehydrogenase; the protein is MDGDPVIRRFVVLGATGDLASRQLLPALARLHEADKLPAELRIVGAAREDWDTATLRAHMAERLARHAAGTAPASRHAVVSRLVYQRADASDPADLVRVLDDVRQPGIVYLALPPSVLEATVRAVAGLGLADGSRLVVEKPFGENLASARTLNRLLRAAFPETAVFRMDHFLGKQTVQNILGLRFANRVFEPLWNRSHIARVEIIWDETLALEGRAAYYDSAGALRDMIQNHLLQLLCLIGMEAPISLSERDFRDRKVDVLRAVRRLAPDEVGRRTIRARYGAGRISDRPVPAYVDEDGVDPNGETETFAQVRFSIDNWRWAGVPFLLRTGKALARNRREIAIHFQPVPHLVFGHETDPTPNTLRLQLDPDRMSLGVNINGAGDPFELESVELDRDLAAQDLSAYARLILDILEGDPTLSIRGDEAEESWRIVEPILAAWTAERVPLGTYPAGAAHPAGGTD